The window TGCATGTTAGCTGTAATCCTTTCAGGCAACACATCTGTGCAAGGATACTGAACATGATTTTAAATATTCTCTCTCAGTTTGGTTTCCCATGCACCCTCTCACTTAGAGGGTACCATGCACTACCTTGATTAAACAGATTGAAACCATTCTTATCCACGTCACATCAATAGTTTGGTCCTTAgctctgttaaaaaaaaagctaGAAACAAAAAAGGCTTTTTCCCCCCTCAAATTATTTCAAATTAGGGTCACTAACCCTACCCTGTGCCCTCCTGAGGCACACCTGCTTTCAAAACAATCTGATTAAGCATGTAGATTTTAAGAAAGCTTGTCTTTTAAACAGAAGTCATGTTGCTGTCTTAACTATTTAAAGGTCTTTTCTGCAATATATTTCTACAGACAGCCTCACTTTACCACATCAGTTGTACCTTTGAGCTAGAAAGAATATATAGTAAATAACCCAGCATCTATAGATGCTGAATTATATTTCATTTCCCAATTCAGGAACTGGTATACAGTGAGGTAAATTGTTTTCAAAATCATTATTCTAAAGATACTCAGTTGCCTTGCAAGTGCTCTGGGATTGTTTAGTAAATATTTGGAGTTACTCTATTAAACATGGTTTGTTTTGAGACATTTCATATTGATGTATCATTACTGGTGCAATTGATTTTTCTCTATTTGTAGTGCATAGAAGGGATTTTGGGCAAGGTAGATTACAATCACAACAAAGTCAATCAGTGGACTGCAACTATAGTGGAGCAATCTTTAACACATCTGGTAAAACTAGGAAAAACATACAAATACATTGGTAAGTACCAGTATCCATACTTTGCCTTATACGATTCAGATGAATAATTGCTGGGAAGAATTCGTTTTCAAGCTGGGAAGTTTAAAAACATACCCTCTTAGTTTTCTCCTGTACTGTAATCTCTCCCGTCTGTCACCAgcctgaccccgcccccccccccccaaaaaaaaaaaaaaaccccagcacAAGCGATTAGGAACTGAGAAAATGTCCGTATCATTTGTATGTATGCTTAATCACTTAGACATTTATATGCAACAAAACTGTGGcagttttttcatttttaattgatGCTGAATGCTGATAGTGTGCTTAGCCCTGTCCATGGCATACCATAGGGACAGTCCTTTTCCAAAGGAGCTAAATCTGACAATTGTGTTTCCTGtttcccttctttctttctttctttctttctttctttctttctttctttctttttaaagagaaagTAAAGAAAACCCAAAGTTATTACATCTGCCAAAAATTCTCATAATTTCAGAAGGTAGGTTGTATTAATCTAAATCCTTGCCAAATGGATTTTAGAAATATTTGTACTTGAGGTTTAGCGTGCAGTACACACCCTTATAGAGGATGTTCAATTGATTGCATCTTAAAGGGTAGATTGTGTCCACTGTTTTCAAGGATGCACGTGTGGAGAAGAAGTTAAAAGGGAAAAAGTACACTCTACGCCCACTTTGGCCCGTATGTGTAGGCTGGACACAGTGGCAAGGCAGATCTTTCCTTTGGGGGGTGCAAGGACTCCTTCAAGCTCTAGCTGATGCTGGCACTTGCTTCTTCAAAGGCAGCTGCACCAGGCTAAATGCTGCACCCACTTAAAAGATGTTGTAAGACTACATGCTGCTTCTACTCAGAGGAATTCCAGAAGCACCATCTGTGTCAGGCACAGTTCTTCCTGCAGCTCACACTGGGACAGTGTGCCTCCACACCAACTTGGTGAATGGCTGTGCCTTCAAGTGCAAATTaattctaaatattttaaaagataattaGGGAATTTAGTCATACCAATGAGCTTTCTGGGAAAGGGGTTATTTGCATACCATtagggttatgtctacactgcgagcTAGAGGTGAGATTCCCCTGCTTGTGTATGTATACGTACTCATGCTAACTCTCAGAGCAGTGTATAGCGCCATAGCCACAGTAGCAGCAGCATGGCTGAGCCTGAAACCAGCCTGGCTCAGTCATGTCTCCACTGCCACTACCTGTGCTATTGCGTAGCCTAGAAGATATCTAAACAATTACCTCAAAAATGATAGATCAGTGTTAAGACACTTTCAGTAGACTTCATATTAAAAATCTTAGTATGAAGATTTTTAAAGGGAGTGTTGCATAATTGCTTTTCTTGTTTTGAGACTAGTTAAAAGGTAACTCAAGGCTTGCAGGTCAGTAAAATGGGAGCTGGTATACAACCGTGTGATATAGCAAATACATAAAGGGAAGAGGCTGCCATTCTTGTTTTGTCACTAAATGAATTAGTCTTCGCTGCATTTTCAGGCTTCCACTTCTATGTTTCATAATGGTAGTTTCATTCAGTCTGCAGATTCATCAGTTGTTTTATTAATTAAGACACTGATTTTATTACTCTGTCCTTCAGTAACCTGTGCAGTGATGCAGAAGTGTGGCGCTGGTCTCCACACAGCAAGCTCGTGCTTTTGGGATACCACAACTGATGGTAAGTTCCCTCATTCAGATTCAAGTCAAATAAAAGACAGTGAATGTGCTACCTGTTGCTAAGCTGTGCTACAAATAATATTTTTAGCAGTTTGAAGGGTTGATTACAAAAAGCCACCAGCTGGAAGCCTTGTATGCATTTTCAACAGATGCCCCCAGGATTGAATGAATAATAGATGGATGGAGAACACTGGGGTATGACAAAATTAGCAATACCAATGGAGCTATCTTCAGTTTGAAAGAAAGATTGTGTAAATTAGTCCCCATAGAAGATCTTCAATTGTAGGGATGCTGACTTAATTAGTAGTGTGTGCTCTAAATGTAAATTTGCAATTCTGAATGTCTGCCTACTTATTATAAGTGGACTGCCCTACTCTAAGAGAAGCTGGCCCAAATAAGGAATTGGCATTTGTTTTTAGCTAAAGCAGAAATAGTTTGACTAATGTTGTTATGGCTTTTATTTCTTTCCTGCAGTCAGTTGTCATGTTCCTTTATTTTATTGACTTCTGCATTATTTCCAAGTTCCCCCATTTCAGTTCACAGTGTGGTGGTGTAAGATTATTGGACTGCTTTCAAGCCTACCAAGGACTTAAAATGAGGCACCAGAATTCTGTTATAAAAAAGGTTAAAAGACTGCATTTAAAACACAAGACTGAGTTGAATCATTAGTTAGAAAATAGGTTCCAATAAATAAGTACATTCAGGTCAGAGTTTGTGTTGGGATACGTATATATTGTTGGCTTTAGAAATGTCAAAGCAGCAGCTTCTTTAGCTGATTTCCCATTATGTCCATGTAAATAAAACTACATAGTCTTATCTATGTTTTTAATGTCGTAAGTGTAGTATGAGTCTATTCTTATTTTGCCATGGAAGTTTCTTTTACATACAAAAAAGCAAAAGAGCCAAAGAGTATATAAAAGGATTTGAAAATATGGATTCATTGGC of the Gopherus flavomarginatus isolate rGopFla2 chromosome 1, rGopFla2.mat.asm, whole genome shotgun sequence genome contains:
- the DYNLT3 gene encoding dynein light chain Tctex-type 3; this encodes MEEFHPHSDEMTFNAEEAHNIVKECIEGILGKVDYNHNKVNQWTATIVEQSLTHLVKLGKTYKYIVTCAVMQKCGAGLHTASSCFWDTTTDGTCTVRWENRTMNCIVNVFAIAVVL